The Prunus persica cultivar Lovell chromosome G8, Prunus_persica_NCBIv2, whole genome shotgun sequence genome includes a region encoding these proteins:
- the LOC18768825 gene encoding auxin-responsive protein IAA11 isoform X2 yields the protein MEGVLGSGGGGGGSAGGSLIMSTLSREDNLAMSSEDSSSPDESELELCLGLSLGGGGGGCLGKAQQGPRGQYARILTAKDFPSVRSSLSSSSASSSSSSSSSLSSANVTAGTKRSADSVAAANGASQVVGWPPIRTYRMNSLVTQAKSSSTEVFNSVDEKSECKNTAGKANSGNAKEKGHLRASLFVKVNMDGTPIGRKVNLSAQSCYEALAQTLEDMFDGPSMHLNSIRSGGQEEHGIMAGATRPSKLLDGSFEFVLTYEDKDGDWMLVGDVPWGMFLGTVKRLRIMRTSEANGLAPRLQEKNVRQRCQPI from the exons ATGGAGGGTGTTTTGggtagtggtggtggaggtggaggttcAGCTGGTGGGTCTTTGATTATGTCAACGCTGTCTAGAGAAGACAACTTGGCCATGTCTTCTGAGGACTCTTCTAGCCCAGATGAGTCTGAGCTTGAGCTCTGTCTTGGGTTGAGCcttggtggaggtggtggtggctgTCTAGGGAAGGCCCAACAAGGCCCAAGGGGTCAATATGCTAGGATCTTGACTGCTAAAGATTTTCCTTCTGTGCGTTCATCTTTGTCTTCATCATCAGCTTCTTCGTcgtcctcatcttcttcttcattgagCAGTGCTAATGTCACAGCTGGGACCAAGAGAAGTGCTGATTCTGTGGCAGCTGCTAATGGTGCCAG TCAGGTTGTGGGATGGCCTCCAATCAGAACTTATAGAATGAATAGTTTGGTTACCCAAGCGAAATCTTCATCCACTGAAGTATTTAACTCAGTAGATGAGAAAAGTGAATGCAAGAATACTGCAGGGAAGGCAAACAGTGGAAATGCTAAGGAGAAAGGGCACCTGAGGGCCTCCCTATTTGTGAAGGTGAATATGGATGGAACTCCAATTGGGCGGAAGGTTAATCTAAGTGCACAGAGTTGCTATGAAGCTCTAGCACAAACATTGGAAGATATGTTCGATGGACCCTCTATGCATCTGAACTCAATAC GTTCAGGTGGTCAGGAGGAGCACGGTATAATGGCAGGAGCAACTAGACCATCAAAGTTGCTGGATGGATCATTTGAGTTTGTGCTCACTTATGAAGACAAAGATGGAGACTGGATGCTTGTTGGAGATGTTCCTTGGGG GATGTTTCTTGGTACTGTGAAGAGGTTAAGAATTATGAGGACATCTGAGGCTAATGGGCTTG CTCCAAGGCTACAGGAAAAGAATGTGAGGCAAAGATGCCAGCCGATATAG
- the LOC18768674 gene encoding uncharacterized protein LOC18768674 translates to MEKLQGGFDGDGKEEEGYDAVVVGSGYGGSVVACRLSMAAAGIRVCLLEKGRRWESKDFPTDSFKLLSSLRMESRNLGLSFGSKDALIQVYEQNDSVAVVGCGLGGGSLVNAGVMMPTPVRARRHPKWPNDWEKNWDHCEASAAAMLKIQSIPVKFSVGQALEDIAIKEEVGETSETSVKLTVNFDFEDQRPGSTETSKLQEMGSCLACGNCVSGCPYNAKASNDKTYLHSAIQAGCIVKTQCQVQYVIRNTYDNEGKSGSRKRRWRVYLNEIDYVTSDFVILSGGVFGTTEILFQSQMRGLRVSEALGSGFSCNGNNVAYLTGSSTPLNGYGLDKKELFKIPFQARPGPSISTSYTSSMGFTIQNAILPTAYPHLLFKGILTYGWPGGYWVFHGILDKIKLAMGLKATQAVALLALGHDESDGKIMLEKGTNKISFIPPRDPLLPRKIKVFQKLTQKLGGVLFMSKYRSTAVHLLGGCNASSSGPSHGVCNPKGQIFDPQATVHPGLYVCDASLIPCSIGINPSFTIATAAEHISRHLVQDVLEYKIRREGTNNLGGVEDPDSFIEKTKTIDNGRRSVVTFKETMRGHVGGMPCIAYLKMKMNPHGEDQKDSDIEWNLGTNIHGKSHPLLRGKVGGHVEFRGFEKDNLHIIDGDVNLCEVDSRTPYTHYMRYHLHLVASTGSRYILEGRKIMNPYLLASYAWREATTLHVTFEKVADKSSKNDDHDKVILKGELSISMMELLKSLVSFEGNKKVKFLSLLSGTLFRTYFLQIPRGSQEHFNLSDCEHKYSYPSSTLHDIKTEDGVVISCRQWKCQQSLSKLRGSDEQRNPILLVNGYAVESYWLPTEPNDLVRTLIEEGHETWLLQSRLHVLNPSNTFTLEDVGRFDIPAAINKMLELLGPNVKVHVVAHCVGGLAIHIALMGGHVSASHIASLSCTNSSMFFKLNALSTVKMRLPLLPISMLILGNNKTLPLVETSTSPPVSSRHRLLKLIALLIPRYERCRCSECKVVSGIFGNAFWHENISPTVHQWLNKESSTRLPMAAFPHLRKICNSGFIVDSNGSNSYLIHPQRMALPTLYISGGRPLLVTPQTSFLAHKYMKLHQPGFRHERVVVEGFGHSDLLIGEESCEKVFPHILSHIRLADGDEQQGRNVHINVAEGKKVFSDSEANQYQYEEGFGITWFSPFVVLLLAFLLVSLLARLFL, encoded by the exons ATGGAGAAGTTACAAGGAGGTTTTGATGGTGatgggaaagaagaagaagggtatGATGCGGTGGTTGTGGGGTCCGGCTACGGTGGTTCTGTGGTTGCTTGTAGGTTGTCCATGGCAGCTGCAGGCATAAGGGTTTGTCTACTTGAGAAAGGCCGCAGATGGGAATCTAAAGATTTCCCAACTGACAGCTTCAAGTTGTTGTCATCTTTGAGGATGGAGAGCCGGAACCTAGGCCTTAGTTTTGGATCCAAGGATGCGCTGATCCAG GTATACGAGCAAAATGATTCTGTAGCAGTAGTGGGTTGTGGGCTTGGTGGAGGCTCACTGGTGAACGCAGGAGTTATGATGCCAACGCCAGTTCGGGCCAGACGACATCCAAAATGGCCAAACGACTGGGAGAAGAACTGGGATCACTGTGAGGCGTCTGCTGCAGCCATGCTCAAAATACAAAGTATTCCTGTGAAGTTTTCTGTTGGGCAGGCCTTGGAAGATATCGCCATAAAAGAAGAGGTCGGAGAAACTTCTGAGACTTCTGTGAAGCTGACTGTGAATTTTGACTTTGAAGATCAACGTCCAGGAAGCACTGAAACTTCGAAACTTCAAGAGATGGGGAGCTGCTTGGCCTGTGGAAATTGTGTTTCTGGATGTCCTTATAATGCCAAAGCTTCTAACGACAAAACTTATCTACATTCAGCAATCCAG GCTGGATGCATTGTTAAAACTCAATGCCAAGTGCAGTATGTGATTAGAAACACGTACGACAATGAGGGCAAAAGTGGCAGTAGAAAGAGAAGATGGCGTGTTTATTTGAATGAGATTGATTACGTGACATCCGATTTTGTAATCCTATCAG GGGGAGTTTTTGGCACGACTGAGATCCTGTTTCAGTCACAAATGAGAGGGCTGAGAGTTTCAGAAGCTCTTGGCTCAGGGTTCAGCTGCAATGGAAATAATGTTGCTTATCTCACGGGAAGCTCGACGCCATTGAATGGTTATGGACTAGATAAGAAGGAGCTCTTTAAGATTCCATTTCAAGCAAGGCCAGGACCCTCCATCTCAACATCTTACACTTCATCAATGGGTTTTACAATCCAG AATGCTATACTTCCAACAGCTTATCCGCACCTTCTATTCAAAGGAATTTTAACCTATGGATGGCCTGGTGGATATTGGGTTTTTCATGGGATTTTAGACAAGATAAAACTTGCAATGGGTTTAAAAGCAACTCAAGCAGTGGCTCTTCTTGCATTGGGACATGATGAGAGTGATGGCAAGATCATGTTAGAGAAGGGCACCAACAAAATCAGCTTTATCCCACCTCGTGATCCCCTTCTCCCACGAAAAATCAAAGTCTTTCAAAAGCTCACTCAGAAACTAGGAGGAGTTCTCTTCATGTCAAAATACCGGAGCACAGCAGTCCATCTTTTAGGTGGGTGCAATGCATCATCATCAGGTCCTTCACATGGTGTTTGCAACCCCAAGGGGCAGATTTTCGACCCTCAGGCCACGGTGCATCCAGGCCTCTACGTGTGTGATGCTTCTTTGATCCCATGCTCCATTGGCATCAACCCATCTTTTACTATTGCCACTGCAGCTGAGCATATAAGTAGGCACCTTGTGCAGGATGTTTTGGAGTACAAGATCAGGAGAGAAGGTACTAATAATCTTGGAGGTGTTGAAGATCCAGATTCCTTCATTGAGAAGACTAAGACTATAGATAATGGCCGGAGATCGGTTGTCACGTTTAAAGAAACCATGAGAGGTCACGTTGGGGGCATGCCATGCATAGCTTATCTCAAAATGAAGATGAACCCTCATGGTGAGGACCAGAAGGACTCTGATATTGAATGGAACTTGGGTACTAATATTCATGGGAAATCTCATCCCCTTCTAAGAGGGAAAGTTGGAGGGCATGTAGAATTTAGAGGCTTTGAGAAGGATAATTTACATATCATAGACGGGGATGTAAATTTGTGTGAAGTAGATTCCAGAACTCCGTACACACACTATATGCGttatcatcttcatcttgTGGCATCTACCGGTTCAAG ATATATTCTAGAGGGGAGAAAGATAATGAATCCTTATCTCCTTGCATCATATGCATGGAGGGAAGCTACCACACTCCATGTGACATTTGAAAAAGTTGCCGACAAAAGCTCAAAGAATGATGATCATGACAAGGTCATATTAAAAGGGGAGCTTAGTATTTCCATGATGGAGCTTCTTAAGAGCCTCGTGAGCTTTGAAGGAAACAAGAAAGTAAAGTTCTTAAGCCTCCTCTCAGGGACTCTCTTCAGAACCTATTTCTTGCAGATACCTCGAGGTAGCCAAGAGCACTTTAATCTGTCAGATTGTGAGCATAAATATTCTTATCCAAGCAGCACTCTTCACGATATAAAAACAG AGGATGGAGTGGTTATCAGTTGCAGGCAATGGAAGTGCCAGCAAAGTTTGTCAAAACTTAGAGGATCAGATGAACAACGAAACCCGATTCTTCTTGTTAATGGATATGCTGTTGAGAGTTACTGGCTGCCAACAGAGCCAAATGACTTGGTCAGAACTTTGATTGAAGAAGGGCATGAAACATGGCTGTTACAATCAAGGCTGCATGTTCTGAATCCTTCGAACACTTTTACCCTTGAAGATGTTGGAAGATTTGATATCCCTGCTG CCATTAATAAGATGCTTGAATTGCTTGGACCAAACGTAAAGGTGCATGTAGTTGCACACTGTGTTGGAGGCTTAGCCATACACATAGCTCTCATGGGAGGTCATGTCTCTGCTAGCCATATAGCTTCTCTGTCTTGCACCAACTCTTCCATGTTCTTCAAGCTTAATGCTTTGTCCACTGTCAAAATGCGGCTTCCTCTGCTCCCA ATATCAATGTTGATACTTGGAAATAACAAGACACTTCCTCTTGtggaaacatcaacatcaCCACCAGTGAGCTCACGGCATAGGCTCCTGAAACTGATAGCCCTCCTGATACCCCGGTATGAGAGATGCAGATGCAGTGAATGTAAGGTTGTCTCCGGCATATTTGGGAACGCATTCTGGCACGAAAACATAAGTCCAACAGTGCACCAGTGGTTGAACAAGGAAAGCTCAACAAGGCTTCCAATGGCAGCATTTCCTCACCTCAGAAAGATATGCAACTCCGGTTTTATAGTGGACAGCAATGGCAGCAACTCCTATTTGATCCACCCACAAAGAATGGCTCTCCCAACACTCTATATATCTGGCGGGCGGCCTCTCCTTGTGACACCTCAGACTTCTTTTCTTGCTCATAAATACATGAAGCTGCACCAGCCAGGGTTTAGGCATGAGAGGGTTGTTGTGGAGGGTTTTGGGCATTCGGATTTGTTGATTGGAGAAGAGTCTTGCGAGAAGGTGTTTCCTCATATTTTGTCTCATATAAGATTGGCTGATGGTGATGAGCAGCAAGGAAGAAATGTTCATATCAATGTTGCTGAGGGGAAGAAAGTCTTCTCTGATTCAGAAGCTAATCAATATCAATATGAAGAAGGATTTGGAATTACTTGGTTCTCTCCTTTTGTTGTTCTTCTGCTggcttttttgttggtttctcTCTTGGCTCGATTGTTTTTATAA
- the LOC18768808 gene encoding MDIS1-interacting receptor like kinase 1, producing the protein MHLKTQFLIFFFLCCFIGCSSFGFAAVANDEVSALLSIKAGLIDPLNSLKDWKLPENVAKYEAAHCNWTGVWCNSERHVERLDLSHMNLSGPVSDDIQWLNGLTSLNLCCSAFSSSLPKSMANLTALKSLDVSQNSLVGDFPWGLGKAGGLKTLNASSNNFSGFLPEDLGNATLLETLDLRGSFFQGSIPKSFKNLQKLKFLGLSGNNLTGKIPSELGQLSSLESIILGYNEFEGGIPMEFGNLTNLKYLDLAVGNLSGEIPADLGRLNLLETVFLYKNNFEGKIPPEMVTITSLKLLDLSDNMLSGELPAEIGELKNLQLLNVMCNQLSGLVPLGLASLTQLSVLELWNNSFSGHLPSDLGKNSPLQWLDISSNSFSGEIPSTLCNKGNLTKLILFNNAFTGPIPVSLSTCLSLVRVRMQNNLLSGTIPIGLGKLGKLQRLELANNNLTGVIPDDISSSTSLSFIDISRNHLHSSLPSTILSAPSLQTLMASNNDLVGEIPDQFQDCPSLSVLDLSSNHFSGTIPASIASCEKLVSLNLRNNQLTGDIPKSISMMPTLSILDLSNNSLTGGIPENFGISPALETLNVSYNKLEGPVPANGVLRTINPSDLVGNAGLCGGVLPPCMRNPAFTSRHRSLHTRNIVAGWVIGILSVLAAGIALFGARSLYKRWYSNGSCFEDSFEVGKGEWPWRLMAFQRLGFTSGDILACVKESNVIGMGATGIVYKAEISRSNTVVAVKKLWRPATDVETGSSDDLVGEVNVLGRLRHRNIVRLLGFLNNDTNLMIIYEFMHNGSLGETLHGKQAGRLLVDWVSRYNIAVGVAQGLAYLHHDCHPPVIHRDIKSNNILLDANLDARIADFGLARMMVRKNETVSMVAGSYGYIAPEYGYTLKIDEKIDIYSYGVVLLELLTGKRPLDPEFGESVDVVEWIRGKIRDNKSLEEALDPSVGNCLHVQEEMLLVLRIALLCTAKLPKDRPSMRDVITMLGEAKPRRKSISNKNEAYATNKDQPVFSTSPVNGLL; encoded by the exons ATGCATTTGAAAACCCAgttcttgattttcttctttttgtgttgtttCATTGGTTGTTCTTCATTTGGTTTTGCTGCTGTGGCTAATGATGAAGTGTCTGCTTTGCTTTCAATAAAAGCTGGTCTGATTGATCCACTGAACAGCCTCAAAGATTGGAAGTTGCCAGAAAATGTGGCTAAGTATGAAGCAGCTCACTGTAATTGGACTGGTGTGTGGTGCAACTCTGAGAGGCATGTTGAGAGGCTTGATCTCTCTCACATGAATCTCAGTGGCCCTGTATCAGATGACATCCAATGGCTCAATGGTCTCACTTCTCTCAACTTGTGCTGCAGTGcgttttcttcatctttgccAAAATCCATGGCAAATCTCACAGCATTGAAGAGCCTTGATGTCAGTCAGAATTCACTTGTTGGTGACTTTCCATGGGGGCTTGGGAAAGCAGGTGGATTGAAAACATTGAATGCTTCAAGCAACAACTTCTCTGGTTTTCTTCCTGAGGATCTTGGCAATGCCACTCTGCTTGAGACTCTGGATCTTAGAGGGAGCTTCTTCCAAGGCTCAATTCCAAAGTCCTTCAAGAACTTGCAGAAGCTCAAGTTTCTTGGGCTTTCTGGGAATAACCTCACTGGTAAAATCCCATCAGAGCTTGGCCAGCTTTCCTCATTGGAAAGCATAATTCTTGGGTACAATGAATTTGAAGGTGGAATTCCAATGGAGTTTGGGAATCTCACCAACCTCAAGTATCTTGATTTGGCAGTTGGCAATCTTAGTGGTGAGATTCCAGCTGACTTAGGCAGGCTTAATCTACTGGAGACTGTGTTCTTGTATAAGAACAATTTTGAAGGTAAAATCCCACCAGAAATGGTAACCATTACTTCATTGAAATTGCTGGATCTCTCTGATAACATGTTATCAGGGGAACTTCCAGCTGAGATAGGTGAGCTGAAGAATTTGCAGCTTCTGAATGTAATGTGTAATCAGTTGTCAGGCTTAGTCCCTTTGGGACTTGCAAGTTTGACTCAGTTAAGTGTTCTTGAGCTATGGAACAATTCATTCTCAGGTCATTTACCAAGTGATCTTGGTAAAAATTCCCCATTGCAGTGGTTGGACATCTCATCCAACTCATTCTCTGGTGAGATTCCATCAACATTGTGCAATAAGGGCAATCTTACCAAGCTCATCCTCTTCAACAATGCCTTCACAGGTCCAATTCCGGTGAGCTTATCGACATGCCTTTCACTTGTCCGTGTTCGAATGCAGAACAATCTTCTTTCTGGGACAATCCCAATCGGTCTTGGCAAGCTCGGCAAGCTTCAGAGGTTAGAATTAGCAAATAACAATCTCACTGGTGTAATCCCAGATGACATTTCTTCTTCTACCTCACTTTCGTTCATTGATATCTCTAGAAATCACCTccattcttctcttccttctaCCATTCTTTCTGCTCCAAGTTTGCAAACCTTGATGGCCTCAAATAATGACTTAGTAGGAGAGATCCCAGACCAATTCCAGGACTGTCCTTCACTTTCAGTGCTTGATCTCTCATCAAACCATTTCTCAGGAACCATTCCAGCAAGCATTGCTTCATGTGAGAAATTGGTAAGCTTGAACCTTAGGAACAACCAATTGACTGGAGATATCCCAAAATCAATCTCCATGATGCCCACATTGTCCATTCTTGATCTATCCAATAACTCTCTCACTGGTGGAATACCAGAAAACTTTGGAATCTCTCCAGCCTTGGAAACTCTCAATGTCTCATACAACAAGCTAGAAGGTCCTGTCCCAGCAAATGGTGTGCTTAGAACAATAAACCCAAGTGACCTTGTGGGCAATGCTGGTCTCTGTGGTGGTGTCCTCCCTCCGTGTATGCGAAATCCAGCATTTACATCAAGGCATAGGAGCTTGCACACAAGGAACATTGTTGCAGGATGGGTTATTGGGATTTTATCGGTTTTAGCAGCTGGAATTGCACTTTTTGGTGCTCGATCTCTGTACAAAAGGTGGTATTCTAATGGAAGTTGCTTCGAAGATAGTTTTGAAGTTGGCAAGGGAGAGTGGCCATGGAGATTGATGGCATTCCAGAGGCTTGGTTTCACAAGTGGTGACATTCTGGCTTGTGTGAAGGAGTCAAATGTGATTGGAATGGGAGCTACTGGGATTGTCTATAAGGCGGAGATATCAAGATCAAACACAGTTGTGGCAGTTAAAAAGTTATGGAGACCGGCAACAGACGTTGAAACTGGAAGCAGTGATGATCTAGTTGGGGAAGTGAATGTCTTGGGGAGGCTAAGGCATCGAAACATTGTTCGATTATTAGGATTTCTGAACAATGATACCAATTTGATGATTATATATGAGTTTATGCACAATGGCAGCCTAGGAGAAACCCTGCATGGCAAGCAAGCAGGGAGGTTACTTGTAGATTGGGTTTCAAGGTACAACATCGCAGTTGGTGTCGCTCAAGGTCTCGCTTATCTCCACCATGATTGTCACCCACCAGTCATACATAGAGACATCAAGTCCAACAACATACTACTTGATGCAAACCTTGATGCAAGGATTGCTGATTTCGGGTTGGCAAGGATGATGGTTCGAAAAAATGAGACAGTTTCCATGGTGGCTGGATCGTATGGCTACATAGCCCCTG AATATGGATACACATTGAAGATTGATGAAAAGATTGATATCTACAGCTATGGTGTGGTTCTATTGGAGCTTCTCACCGGAAAGAGGCCATTAGACCCTGAGTTCGGAGAATCGGTAGACGTTGTGGAATGGATTCGGGGGAAGATTAGGGATAACAAGAGTTTAGAAGAAGCATTGGACCCCAGTGTAGGAAATTGCTTGCATGTTCAAGAAGAGATGCTCCTAGTCCTTAGAATAGCATTGCTTTGCACTGCCAAGCTTCCCAAGGACAGGCCCTCAATGAGGGATGTCATAACCATGCTTGGAGAGGCAAAGCCTCGGAGGAAAAGCATTAGCAACAAGAATGAAGCTTATGCAACCAACAAAGACCAGCCTGTGTTTAGCACCTCACCTGTAAATGGCCTTCTCTAA
- the LOC18766679 gene encoding uncharacterized protein LOC18766679 yields the protein MLARRLVSLFNKSSSASQISSSAKTVDEGKSSFGRKAVSFLLITTTGGVALSALNDLVIYQSCSSKAMEKASKNPAIIEAIGEPIVKGSWYNASLAVAHKRHSVSCTFPVSGPRGGGVLEVKAVRNGDDTWLSYLIPRDWDILIMDALVHVPENEVKQQTMRIGISDTPAPACTACTGCSTQESVNPEKK from the exons atgCTGGCGAGGAGGTtggtttcgttgttcaacaaGAGCTCCTCAGCATCACAGATTTCCAG TTCGGCAAAGACTGTGGATGAAGGGAAGAGCTCGTTTGGTCGTAAAGCAGTGTCTTTTCTTCTGATTACGACTACGGGAGGTGTAGCTTTGAGCGCTCTTAATGATCTTGTTATTTATCAGAGCTGCAGCAG CAAGGCCATGGAGAAAGCCAGTAAGAACCCGGCAATCATAGAAGCTATAGGGGAACCTATTGTGAAGGGCTCATGGTACAATGCATCGCTTGCAGTAGCTCATAAGCGGCATTCTGTATCTTGCACATTTCCTGTTTCCGGACCACGAGGTGGGGGAGTCTTGGAGGTGAAGGCTGTACGTAATGGAG ATGACACCTGGCTTTCATATCTCATACCTCGTGATTGGGACATACTAATCATGGATGCCCTTGTTCATGTTCCTGAAAATGAAGTGAAGCAGCAAACAATGCGGATCGGTATATCTGACACCCCTGCTCCAGCTTGCACAGCATGTACCGGTTGTAGCACTCAAGAATCAGTGAATCCAGAGAAGAAATAA
- the LOC18768825 gene encoding auxin-responsive protein IAA11 isoform X1, whose amino-acid sequence MEGVLGSGGGGGGSAGGSLIMSTLSREDNLAMSSEDSSSPDESELELCLGLSLGGGGGGCLGKAQQGPRGQYARILTAKDFPSVRSSLSSSSASSSSSSSSSLSSANVTAGTKRSADSVAAANGASSQVVGWPPIRTYRMNSLVTQAKSSSTEVFNSVDEKSECKNTAGKANSGNAKEKGHLRASLFVKVNMDGTPIGRKVNLSAQSCYEALAQTLEDMFDGPSMHLNSIRSGGQEEHGIMAGATRPSKLLDGSFEFVLTYEDKDGDWMLVGDVPWGMFLGTVKRLRIMRTSEANGLAPRLQEKNVRQRCQPI is encoded by the exons ATGGAGGGTGTTTTGggtagtggtggtggaggtggaggttcAGCTGGTGGGTCTTTGATTATGTCAACGCTGTCTAGAGAAGACAACTTGGCCATGTCTTCTGAGGACTCTTCTAGCCCAGATGAGTCTGAGCTTGAGCTCTGTCTTGGGTTGAGCcttggtggaggtggtggtggctgTCTAGGGAAGGCCCAACAAGGCCCAAGGGGTCAATATGCTAGGATCTTGACTGCTAAAGATTTTCCTTCTGTGCGTTCATCTTTGTCTTCATCATCAGCTTCTTCGTcgtcctcatcttcttcttcattgagCAGTGCTAATGTCACAGCTGGGACCAAGAGAAGTGCTGATTCTGTGGCAGCTGCTAATGGTGCCAG CAGTCAGGTTGTGGGATGGCCTCCAATCAGAACTTATAGAATGAATAGTTTGGTTACCCAAGCGAAATCTTCATCCACTGAAGTATTTAACTCAGTAGATGAGAAAAGTGAATGCAAGAATACTGCAGGGAAGGCAAACAGTGGAAATGCTAAGGAGAAAGGGCACCTGAGGGCCTCCCTATTTGTGAAGGTGAATATGGATGGAACTCCAATTGGGCGGAAGGTTAATCTAAGTGCACAGAGTTGCTATGAAGCTCTAGCACAAACATTGGAAGATATGTTCGATGGACCCTCTATGCATCTGAACTCAATAC GTTCAGGTGGTCAGGAGGAGCACGGTATAATGGCAGGAGCAACTAGACCATCAAAGTTGCTGGATGGATCATTTGAGTTTGTGCTCACTTATGAAGACAAAGATGGAGACTGGATGCTTGTTGGAGATGTTCCTTGGGG GATGTTTCTTGGTACTGTGAAGAGGTTAAGAATTATGAGGACATCTGAGGCTAATGGGCTTG CTCCAAGGCTACAGGAAAAGAATGTGAGGCAAAGATGCCAGCCGATATAG
- the LOC18767389 gene encoding bifunctional TH2 protein, mitochondrial, with amino-acid sequence MAIDEGGLARRLWFKFRDDSVFSLYTPFFVGLASATLHSETTFRHFISQDLHFLKAFVLAYELAEDCADDEDDKNGLRDLRKRAVGRLQMHDTFVREWGFEFPNEDISKDIATTKYTDFLLATASGKIEGERSVLDKIATPFEKTKVAAYTLAALAPCMRLYAFISTEIQGIINPDQDSTHIYKSWIENYSSQVFEEIALQNEDMLDKLSVSLTGEELEIIEKLYHQAMKLQVDFIAAQPISDQQSVVPLSRVHDFSKRHLTILCDFDLACTAFDSAAILAEIAIITAPKADMDGSDQTQLARMPSADLRSTWDVLSTQYTEQFEQCVESIVASERVEEFDYERLCSALEQLAEFERKANERVVQSGVLKGLNAEDIKRAGQSLILQDGCRSFFQKIVKNKNLKTDVHVLSYCWCNDLIVSAFSSGDLNVLNVHSNELVYQESVTTGEIVKKMESPMEKLQVFNDVLIDRRGEGNKHLTVYIGGSVGDLLCLLEADIGIVVGSSSSLRRLGDHFGVSFVPLFSGLVKRQKELADQDCASNWWKPLSGVLYTVSSWAEIQAFILGT; translated from the exons ATGGCCATAGACGAAGGAGGCCTAGCCAGACGGCTGTGGTtcaagttcagagacgactctgttttctctctctacacTCCCTTCTTCGTTGGCTTAGCCTCTGCTACTCTGCACTCTGAAACTACCTTTCGCCATTTCATCTCTCAGGACCTCCATTTTCTCAAAGCCTTCGTTCTCGC aTATGAATTGGCGGAAGATTGTGCTGATGATGAGGACGACAAGAATGGTTTACGCGATTTGAGAAAACGTGCCGTCGGCAGGCTTCAAATGCACGACACATTTGTCCGA GAATGGGGTTTTGAATTCCCAAATGAGGACATTTCTAAAGACATTGCAACAACCAAATACACAGATTTCTTGCTTGCAACAGCATCAGGGAaaattgaaggagaaagaTCGGTTCTGGACAAAATCGCAACCCCTTTCGAAAAGACCAAGGTTGCTGCATATACACTTGCTGCTCTGGCTCCTTGTATGAGACTCTATGCCTTCATCAGTACTGAGATCCAAGGCATTATAAATCCTGATCAAGATAGCACTCACATTTACAAAAGCTGGATAGAAAATTATTCGTCTCAAGTTTTCGAG GAAATAGCCCTGCAAAATGAAGACATGCTAGATAAACTTAGTGTTTCTTTGACTGGTGAGGAGCTTGAGATTATAGAGAAGCTCTATCATCAAGCTATGAAGCTTCAAGTAGATTTTATTGCTGCTCAACCAATTTCTGATCAGCAATCTGTAGTTCCTTTGTCTCGGGTGCATGACTTTAGCAAACGCCATCTTACGATACTTTGTGACTTTGATTTGGCATGCACTGCTTTTGATTCTGCTGCCATATTGGCTGAGATTGCGATCATAACAGCACCAAAGGCTGATATGGATGGATCTGATCAAACCCAACTTGCTCGGATGCCATCAGCAGACTTAAGGAGCACATGGGATGTTCTTTCAACCCAATACACTGAACAATTTGAACAATGTGTAGAAAGCATTGTGGCCAGTGAGAGAG TGGAAGAATTCGATTATGAACGTCTGTGTAGCGCGCTTGAACAACTTGCGGAGTTTGAGAGAAAGGCAAATGAAAGGGTGGTTCAGTCAGGAGTGTTGAAGGGTTTAAATGCGGAGGATATAAAAAGGGCTGGACAGAGCCTCATTCTGCAAGATGGTTGCAGAAGCTTCTTTCAGAAgattgtgaaaaataaaaatctgaaaactgATGTTCATGTGCTTTCATACTGCTGGTGTAATGACCTCATTGTATCAGCTTTCTCTTCAG GAGATTTGAATGTCTTGAATGTACATTCAAATGAGTTGGTTTATCAAGAATCTGTCACAACTGGTGAAATTGTAAAGAAGATGGAGTCTCCCATGGAAAAGCTTCAAGTCTTCAACGACGTCCTAATCGACCGCAGGGGCGAAGGCAATAAACACTTGACAGTTTACATTGGAGGCTCAGTGGGTGACTTGCTTTGCCTGCTTGAAGCAGATATAGGCATTGTAGTTGGTTCAAGTTCAAGCCTAAGGAGACTAGGTGATCATTTTGGTGTTTCCTTTGTCCCATTGTTCTCTGGCTTGGTGAAGAGGCAGAAAGAACTTGCTGATCAAGATTGTGCCTCTAATTGGTGGAAACCATTGTCTGGTGTTCTTTATACGGTGTCTAGTTGGGCTGAAATACAGGCATTCATTTTGGGTACATAG